The DNA window GTGAGCCTCTCGCTGCCGCCCACCGGCAGCTCGCCGGCCGCCAGCCGGTCCGCGTAGCGGGCCGGGTGCTTGACGTTCCACCACCGGACCCCGCCGACGTGGCTGTGTGCGCCCGGGCCGGCGCCCCACCAGTCGCCGCCGTCCCAGTATCCGAGGTTGTGGCGGCAGCGGGCGCCCGGATCGGCGGCCGCCCAGTTCGACACCTCGTACCAGCGCAGGCCGGCGTCGGCGAGTCGCGCGTCGATCCGCTCGTAACGCGACGCCAGCACGTCGTCGTCGGGCGCCGGGAGTTCACCGCGGCGCACCTTCCGGGCGAGCGCCGTCCCGTCCTCGACGATCAACGCGTACGCCGAGACGTGGTCGACGCCGGCGGTCAGCACCGCGTCCAGCGAGGCGTCGAGATCCCGGTCGGTCTCGCCCGGGGTGCCGTAGATGAGGTCCAGGTTGACGTGGTCGAACCCGGCGGCGCGCGCTTCCCGCGCCGCCGCGACCGCGCGGCCGGGAGTGTGCGTGCGGTCGAGAATCCGCAGGACGTGCTCGGCGGCGGACTGCATGCCGAGCGAGATCCGGGTGAACCCGGCGTCCCGCAGCGTCGTGAAGAACTCCGGGGACGTGGACTCGGGGTTGGACTCGGTGGTCACCTCCGCGCCGTCGGCGAGCCCGAAGCTGTCCCGCACCGCGCCCAGCACCGCACCGAGGCCGTCGCCGCCCAGGAGCGACGGCGTACCGCCGCCGACGAACACCGTGTCCGCTCTCGGCGCACCGGTGATCCGGGCTGCCGTCGC is part of the Rhodococcus sp. SGAir0479 genome and encodes:
- the hemW gene encoding radical SAM family heme chaperone HemW, giving the protein MSGSTVSTPAAEAAPFELPDSALAGVGARPFGIYVHVPFCATRCGYCDFNTYTAGELGTSASPQSWLEALKRELATAARITGAPRADTVFVGGGTPSLLGGDGLGAVLGAVRDSFGLADGAEVTTESNPESTSPEFFTTLRDAGFTRISLGMQSAAEHVLRILDRTHTPGRAVAAAREARAAGFDHVNLDLIYGTPGETDRDLDASLDAVLTAGVDHVSAYALIVEDGTALARKVRRGELPAPDDDVLASRYERIDARLADAGLRWYEVSNWAAADPGARCRHNLGYWDGGDWWGAGPGAHSHVGGVRWWNVKHPARYADRLAAGELPVGGSERLTAEDVHVERVLLTVRLRTGLPLAELHESERVAAERVVADGLAVVDADHLVLTDRGRLLADGVVRDILD